In a genomic window of Anoxybacter fermentans:
- a CDS encoding SpoIIE family protein phosphatase: MNFVVEDVYQSMSRYGEELCGDHVEVLKKEDGTILVLSDGLGSGVKANILATLTTKIAIGLIEKNLPLEEIIETIIETLPICEVREIAYSTLAVLKIYNDGRAYLIELDSPPAFFLKQGKVQPLYMKERRIKGKLIKEAHFKLELGDYIFLTSDGIIHAGIGGLMDFGLGWDGVANHLEELAAEGLSLNRMVEKMIKICEAYYLMEPGDDFTIIGARLRKPRYLTIMTGPPINPSDDFIMSRRLLEARGKKVICGGTTAQIFARETGCELECTFNYVDPDVPPISFIEGVDLVTEGLLTLNRTLEYLQRPGDSEMPLGKDGASLLARELLESDEIHFLVGRAVNEAHQNLDLPVNLGIRTQVIKRLVNTLKGLNKKVKIEWF, from the coding sequence TTGAATTTTGTAGTAGAAGATGTTTATCAGAGTATGTCCCGGTACGGTGAAGAGTTATGCGGAGATCATGTGGAAGTCTTAAAAAAAGAAGATGGAACCATTCTCGTTTTATCTGACGGTTTGGGAAGTGGGGTAAAGGCAAATATTCTGGCTACTCTAACAACCAAGATAGCTATTGGACTGATTGAAAAAAATTTACCTTTAGAAGAGATTATTGAGACTATTATTGAAACTTTACCCATATGTGAAGTTAGAGAAATAGCTTACTCTACTCTGGCTGTTTTAAAGATCTATAATGATGGAAGGGCTTATTTGATTGAACTGGATTCACCACCTGCTTTTTTTCTAAAGCAGGGTAAAGTGCAGCCTCTTTATATGAAGGAACGAAGGATTAAGGGCAAATTGATCAAAGAGGCTCATTTTAAGCTGGAATTGGGTGACTATATTTTTTTGACCAGTGATGGAATAATTCATGCTGGAATTGGAGGGTTGATGGATTTTGGCCTGGGGTGGGACGGAGTAGCTAATCATCTGGAAGAACTGGCAGCAGAAGGCTTATCCCTTAATCGGATGGTAGAGAAGATGATAAAAATTTGTGAGGCCTATTATTTGATGGAACCGGGAGATGATTTTACTATTATTGGTGCCCGGCTAAGAAAGCCCAGATATTTGACCATCATGACTGGGCCGCCTATCAACCCATCAGATGATTTTATTATGAGTCGGCGTTTACTTGAAGCCCGGGGTAAAAAGGTGATCTGTGGTGGTACTACAGCCCAGATTTTTGCCCGGGAGACAGGGTGTGAGCTGGAGTGTACTTTTAACTATGTAGATCCCGATGTTCCGCCCATTTCCTTTATTGAGGGAGTTGATCTGGTGACAGAAGGCCTTTTGACTTTAAATAGAACGCTAGAGTATCTACAAAGGCCCGGCGATTCAGAAATGCCTTTGGGAAAAGATGGAGCTTCACTTCTGGCAAGAGAGCTTTTGGAGAGTGATGAGATTCATTTTCTCGTAGGTCGGGCAGTAAATGAAGCCCATCAGAATTTAGATTTGCCGGTTAATCTGGGAATTCGTACCCAGGTTATCAAACGTTTAGTAAATACTCTTAAAGGTTTAAATAAAAAAGTAAAGATAGAATGGTTTTAA